In Mustela lutreola isolate mMusLut2 chromosome 4, mMusLut2.pri, whole genome shotgun sequence, the genomic stretch AATACTTCACTAGGAAAGTAGACAAACTGCACAAAAAAAGTACATGTGTATAATGTGCATAGCAAGATAGCTTGAAGCATCTATGTAtggctttctttaaaataaaacttttgggGAAATGGGCCCATTTGGGACCTACTGTTACAGTTGACATATGTAAACTGTTTCACATCTTTTAGGCACTTGCTAACAATAGTGTTCAATCCCTGAAAAATGaatttacccaaaaaaaaaaaaaaaattctacatctaaaataaaaaccaagaaaataacaTGGGTAAAGTCTTACATATTCCTTTTAAATTAAACAACAGTTTTATTAGTGCATGCACAGAACTAAATTGAAGGAAAATAAACCTTTTATGTCAAAAATCTTCTGTGCAAAATTTACATAACAAACTGAAAGGTACAAAAATATGTACAAGTTTAAATTCTTTCTTATATACAGAAAAGAAGCCCTGAAGTTTTcaattaatgaaaatgttttaacacTTATAGTAACAATATAACAAAAATTATACAGTAATTTGTAATATAAGAACTCCATTATTCAATAATCCAACAAAATTTGATCCAAACTTACACGGTGAAGTTTCAGTCGATGATTCTGTTGTTGTCCTGAAAATATCCCTTTTAAAACTCTACCTGCTGGGTATATCCCCTAGGAATCTGTAACTGAAGTTTTATGTCCTGCCACTGAGTCCACTATTAATGCGTCTTCATTTCAACTGCCAACAATCAGTAAAATAATCTGCTTTGGGTTGTCAGCGAGACCAAAAAGGTGCTAACAAAAATGGTTTGTCCCAATGTGTACGTACATATTCAGACACGTATAGTAATTAAAGAGCAAAAATCTGATTTACTTTGCTAATCTTGCTTCAAAATATTGTTTCTGTAGAGTGATTCTTAATTTTCAAGAAAAGCCATTCCCTTGGAAGTGCTTCTATGTTCCACTTTTTAAATGGATGAAAACCAAGATAAAAATTGGCCATTTGGTTTATGGGGGACAAACAATTTAAATCAAATAAGCATAGTTCTGTGCAAAAGAATCACTGGAGATTATCATCAAATTCAGAAAAGTGTTCAAGTTCTTTAATCAGACTTTAAACGGGACCAAGAGAGTTTAATTCTTTGGAGGCTGCCCATCTACAAATGCCTGACATAgccatttagaaaaagaaaatcaccttgGGAAGGTATTCCAATTCCTGATTTGGGACACAGCGCAGAGAAAAAAGAGATTTACTTGTGAAAAACTCTGTTCAAGCATTATGTGGTGTATCTGTGCTCTCAGAGGAGCCTAATACCCTTCAAAAAGAACTATATTTAGCAGATGTAAAGTTAATTTCTTTACTCAAACTCTTGGTGTCTTCCCAAATGAGGAGAAACTCCTTCAGCTCCATGGTGAAAGAGCCTCCTCCATCTTCAGAGAAGCTACACCTACCAGATTCGTAAGGCTGGTGAAGGAGGGAGGGGATGCAGCTGTCAGCCATGCCCCTCTACTAAGAGTCCCTATATAACTAAATTGGGAAAACTGTTTTATCAAAATTTTCTTTAGCCCTAACTTCccaagaacacatttttaaaaattaaatcaaggtACATCTGTGCTGCAATTAGTTTCTTGCTAAACTTATGTGTGCAGTGATAGCATTTTCAAATACCACACATAAAACTTTTTTAGTCTCCCATGGAAATTCAGCCAACTTTCAGATGCTCAATTTTAGGTACTATACTGAAGTAGAAAACGTCTGCCTTAAGGTAATTCAACCCATGTTTTCTCCtaagataattttacttttcttttccttggtaaCTACAGTAAATTATTCTAACATATTCCAGTCACGAGTGGCTTCCATTAGATGTCTCTGCCCATGACCAGCCCAAGCATCCTGATTGTCAAATACTCTACCACAAAACCAACAGTTAAATTTagctttcagaacattttcagaggTAGTCTTCACGATCTGATAATtgtttttgcttgtctttttgAGTGTTAATTTTAGCACAAATCTTTCTTTCACAGAACTAACAGGTTTCAATGTTTTATGTCTTTTGGAAAAATCACCATAAATTGTTTTCGAGGCATTATCACACACTGGCTTCAGTAAAGCACTGATAGTTCTTTTCGACAATGAAACCTTAAGTACACGTCCATTAAATTTAGCAATAGTTTTCATCACACTTACTACTTCTGGTGCATCTGCATCAGGATGATTCAAAACCACAACTGGTTGGTTTCTCCTAGGACATTTCACAAGCTGTTTGGAACTAAAGGGGAAAAGCCGCAAAGTTCTGACTGTATCTCTTGAAAGCCTTGGTCTGCTAAAATCAAATGATTCACGGGCATCTTCAGGTTTAGACTTTTCTTTACACTTTCTATGtaatgttgctttttttcttggaGGTTCTTCGTAACTATTCCTACACTTCCGTTTACAGTTTCTGTTTCTAGATACAAAGGCAGTTTCAGAATCTTTACTTCTTGCATGAGATTTTactcttgaaaatttttttttcgaAGTCTTTTTTCTATTGAAGCTTCTCTCGATTGTACAATTTGTTTTACACCTTAATACCCTGGTGTCTGAACGGTCAGTGAAACATAATGGTTCCTCAGAAGATTCTGGGCATGTTGCGGTAGAAGTTATCACAATTTCATTTGCTGGCATCATATCATCTAGTAAGAAGGGTAAGGCATCTCTAGAAGATTCtggctctctctgctctcctcctgTAGTCTGATTAGATGGTACCTTGTCTTTCTGCAATGAGGATGCAGAGGTGCTTACAGACAGATTGTTAGCAGCAGTCACATTTAAAACAGGGTTAAAAATTTTCAGCAATATTTTCTGTGGTGTTCCTTCAGGTTTCTTTGGCTGTATGTTTTGATAATATGTACGATTTTGGACTAATTTAGGCTTAAGCAGCTCAGTCTTATTTGGCatcatacactttaaaaaaacagcttGTTTGCCATCAGGCAAGAGGGTATAAAGAGGTGGTTTTGGAAAAATCTCATTCTGCTGTTTTACGGAGTCCAAGATATTCAACTTGGTGCCCTGATGCTCAGGTACTGTATTAGGAGTAGGAACAGCTTTCGCTGAAGAATTTGCTGTTTTGATGATGTAGGGTCCTTTTAATGGCAAAGTATTTTCTGAGCTACTTTTCATGCTCAAACAACTGCCAATGCTGGAACAAAGTGCAGGTGTCAGACAATTACTGTTTCGCTCTACCTTTAAAAAAGGTATTCTGCAAGGCTCCTTAGCTGTAGTTCCACAAGCCTGAGCACTCTCAGTTTTGACAGTGGAAACACCTTCCAGTTTCCCATTATTAAATGTTAAGATCATCCCAGGTTTCTTGTTTAAAAGAAGAGAAGCAGGTACACCTTGTGTATTAACCAATGGAAGTGGCCTTCCTGAAACAACATGTAATCCAGGCTTGTTAGCAATGTGCAATGGTACAAAAAAGCCTTTTGGAGTCTGAACAAATATAGCCTTTTTTGGTTCTGAATTCAGAAGTGGACTCTGCCTATATAAAGAACCTAAATTTTGTGTAGTGGCTCGCAGTTTATCTTTTACGAGCTGCTGTGTTATTATTGCATCTGACTGAGTCTTAAGTAATGTGCCAATACCTGAAATTCTAGGTGTCTTTTCTGAATCTCTCACATCTTGTGATATTgacagattttgtatttcttttccactatattttaaattcagatcATTGGTAGGCACATTAATCCCTATACTACCAGATGGCATAGAGAAAATGCCTTGTACTTTGAAGTCTTTTGAAGAGTCAACTATTTTGCCTTCTCCCTCAAGTTTCTGAAATGACTGGTCACAATGAAGTGGCAGACCTTTATCTGGGGTGTTACTATTACTAGAGTCTTGTTTTacctcagattttgtttttaatccatcctGAAGTAACTGGTTTACTTCAGGCGGCAAAAATTCTGATGCCTGTTGACtctggagagagaaaacagaggtgATTCTAGGCATCATAGGTGACTCAACATTAGAAATGTTATCCCACTTAGATTTCTCAGTCAAGctctctaaatttttattttcattagtgtATAAGTTCTGTCCGTCGctgttttgtcctttttctaAAACACACTGTTCTTCAATTTCAGCttgcatttttaaagttccaTCTTTAGTATTCAAAAGGCTAATAGATGCTAACATGCTATCTGGATTTGAGCTCTCTTTCCTCACTAGAGACAAAACTGATTCACTTATTGGTTGCTGAACAACTGTCTTGCTTGATGAAGGTTCTTTTTGAGGGTTTTCACACATTCCTGTTCCTGAAAATCTACGCCGTTTATTAGAATTATTTACTTTTGAGTAATTATGAAAGGGCAATGATCCTTGGTTGGAAGATTCAACAGGTAACTCAGAGTTGACATAATTAATGCAGTAGTTATGCATATCCCCACTGTTAGATGCATTTTGTTTGGTAGTACAGTTGACTTTATCTGGACTTCTAATGGCAGCACCTGACATCTCAGGGTGACTCTGAGTAATATAACTTCCCCACAGGTCAATATTATCTTTTGTTTCAGCTTTTGTGGTCAAATTCACTGATGCTGAAACCAATTCTGATGCTGACAAAGACGACACATTTTTTTCATCATCCATTGTTTGAAGCACATTACTTGTTTGAGATAGCAaagccatttctttttctgacaTTATTTTCCCTGAAAGTATAGAAGATGAACATGAAAATGGGGTAGTTGCTTTCATGTAAACGGTGTCACTTAATTCAGTTGTTACTCCTGCTAAAAATCCAGTAGTGTCCAAAGTCCGGGGCTGCAAATTGGCAGTACTCTCCTTTGCAGCATCTGACTGTGAGCCTGGTGAATATAAATTCTGTTTATTGGTAGGTAACAATTTTATTACTATATGTTGTTTTCCATCCACCATCTTAAAGCCCATAAAATCAGCACTGTAGTTAGCAGGAAttgttattctattatttttcaccATTAACACTGTAGGTCCTTGTACAGCAGTCTTCAAGAAACCTAGAGTAGAATTTGATCCCTCTTCAACTCTATTATATTGCCCAGTGGACAGAAGAGTTGGCTTTTCTGACTCTGACTCAGCAGGTTTATCATTATTCTCACAGTGTGGTCTTTCatccttttcttcatttaaatgctCTTGAACAAGATGGCTCTGGTCTTCAGATTTAGCCtgtgttttgttcacttttttgaGCACTTGAGTGTTTTTTTCTATACTTCTGTCACTTCCGTTGTTGATCTTTTTGCGTTTCCAGAACGTCTTCCTTGATGCATCTATTCTGTATCTCTTCAGTATCAGCTTAAGTCCTGCTGAAGTCTTTGCCAACCTCTTTTCgtatttgtctttttccagtttttctttcgCATATAAGTGTTCTTTGTGCAAAGTTATAACATGTCTTACCAGGTGCTCTCTCCTAGTAGCACCATAGCTACAATATTGACAAGTGAAGGGAAATGTACCAGAATGAACATGAAGGTGCTTCTGAAGCTCTCCTTTGGTAAAACATACATGATGGCACTTACCACATTTATAATGGATTTCATTATGTCTATGAATGTGCTGAACAAATGTGCCAACATCCTGGGTGGAGAATCTGCACTTTTCACACTGAAAACTACCATTTACACAATGTGTGGATGCAAAATGCTTTGTCAAGTCTAATAAAGTATATACACTCTCATTGTTACAAATGTCACATTTTACTAAAGT encodes the following:
- the ZNF518A gene encoding zinc finger protein 518A; the protein is MPSEQKPLFFDEKQTTLKNYDVKNEIVDTIRSVPRPKIAQSSFHYELKNVKIDLPKIHIPNEIFLKHEVDKYRKLFQRQPQTARKSISVKTVSCVEECMLLHKSERVEEEGLKMSAKILNFNCLKCRDSTRYSPNDLQKHFQMWHHGELPSYPCEMCSFSANDFQIFKQHRWTHRSTLVKCDICNNESVYTLLDLTKHFASTHCVNGSFQCEKCRFSTQDVGTFVQHIHRHNEIHYKCGKCHHVCFTKGELQKHLHVHSGTFPFTCQYCSYGATRREHLVRHVITLHKEHLYAKEKLEKDKYEKRLAKTSAGLKLILKRYRIDASRKTFWKRKKINNGSDRSIEKNTQVLKKVNKTQAKSEDQSHLVQEHLNEEKDERPHCENNDKPAESESEKPTLLSTGQYNRVEEGSNSTLGFLKTAVQGPTVLMVKNNRITIPANYSADFMGFKMVDGKQHIVIKLLPTNKQNLYSPGSQSDAAKESTANLQPRTLDTTGFLAGVTTELSDTVYMKATTPFSCSSSILSGKIMSEKEMALLSQTSNVLQTMDDEKNVSSLSASELVSASVNLTTKAETKDNIDLWGSYITQSHPEMSGAAIRSPDKVNCTTKQNASNSGDMHNYCINYVNSELPVESSNQGSLPFHNYSKVNNSNKRRRFSGTGMCENPQKEPSSSKTVVQQPISESVLSLVRKESSNPDSMLASISLLNTKDGTLKMQAEIEEQCVLEKGQNSDGQNLYTNENKNLESLTEKSKWDNISNVESPMMPRITSVFSLQSQQASEFLPPEVNQLLQDGLKTKSEVKQDSSNSNTPDKGLPLHCDQSFQKLEGEGKIVDSSKDFKVQGIFSMPSGSIGINVPTNDLNLKYSGKEIQNLSISQDVRDSEKTPRISGIGTLLKTQSDAIITQQLVKDKLRATTQNLGSLYRQSPLLNSEPKKAIFVQTPKGFFVPLHIANKPGLHVVSGRPLPLVNTQGVPASLLLNKKPGMILTFNNGKLEGVSTVKTESAQACGTTAKEPCRIPFLKVERNSNCLTPALCSSIGSCLSMKSSSENTLPLKGPYIIKTANSSAKAVPTPNTVPEHQGTKLNILDSVKQQNEIFPKPPLYTLLPDGKQAVFLKCMMPNKTELLKPKLVQNRTYYQNIQPKKPEGTPQKILLKIFNPVLNVTAANNLSVSTSASSLQKDKVPSNQTTGGEQREPESSRDALPFLLDDMMPANEIVITSTATCPESSEEPLCFTDRSDTRVLRCKTNCTIERSFNRKKTSKKKFSRVKSHARSKDSETAFVSRNRNCKRKCRNSYEEPPRKKATLHRKCKEKSKPEDARESFDFSRPRLSRDTVRTLRLFPFSSKQLVKCPRRNQPVVVLNHPDADAPEVVSVMKTIAKFNGRVLKVSLSKRTISALLKPVCDNASKTIYGDFSKRHKTLKPVSSVKERFVLKLTLKKTSKNNYQIVKTTSENVLKAKFNCWFCGRVFDNQDAWAGHGQRHLMEATRDWNMLE